Proteins from one Patescibacteria group bacterium genomic window:
- a CDS encoding rod shape-determining protein, with amino-acid sequence MLKNFFGKFSKDIAVDLGTSNTLVYVKDKGIIINEPSVVAINTRTDQILSVGEDARRMLGKTPPHILAVQPLRSGIISDFEVTEKMMRYFIEKVHKESFSLVPRPRIIIGIPLDITEVERKAVEDVAISAGAREVFLIEQPMAAAIGSRLPIQEPNGNMIIEIGGGKTEIAVISLGGIVTSKSLKIAGEKLDNDIIDYIREKYNIFLGDRSAETAKIKVGNVLTLEKSLRTKCRGRNLLNGLPREIIVKSDEIRDAIKRSVDIIISAVKDVVEQTPPELVSDLYQRGMVISGGGAALRGLDKLIYEETKIPVTIADDSLTTVVRGIGMVLEDFDNLKELLLPPTVDKSYR; translated from the coding sequence ATGTTGAAGAATTTTTTTGGAAAATTTTCAAAAGATATAGCGGTTGATTTGGGTACATCAAATACTTTGGTTTATGTAAAAGATAAGGGAATTATAATAAATGAACCCTCTGTTGTAGCTATAAATACAAGAACAGATCAGATATTGTCAGTAGGAGAAGATGCAAGAAGAATGTTGGGCAAAACTCCACCTCATATTTTGGCCGTACAACCACTTAGAAGCGGTATAATTTCTGATTTTGAAGTTACAGAAAAAATGATGAGATATTTTATTGAAAAAGTTCACAAAGAATCTTTTTCTCTTGTGCCAAGACCTAGAATTATAATAGGTATACCACTTGATATTACAGAAGTTGAAAGAAAGGCAGTAGAGGATGTAGCAATAAGTGCTGGAGCAAGAGAAGTTTTTCTTATAGAACAACCAATGGCAGCTGCTATCGGTAGTCGTTTACCAATACAAGAACCAAATGGAAATATGATTATAGAAATTGGTGGAGGAAAAACAGAAATAGCAGTTATATCACTTGGTGGCATAGTTACATCAAAATCTTTAAAAATCGCAGGAGAAAAATTGGATAATGATATTATAGATTATATAAGAGAAAAGTATAATATATTTTTAGGGGATAGATCTGCAGAAACTGCAAAAATAAAGGTTGGAAATGTACTTACACTTGAAAAATCCTTAAGAACAAAATGCAGAGGTAGAAATTTATTAAATGGTTTACCAAGAGAGATAATTGTAAAAAGTGATGAAATAAGAGATGCAATAAAGAGATCTGTAGATATTATAATAAGTGCAGTAAAGGATGTTGTAGAACAAACTCCACCAGAGTTAGTATCTGATTTATATCAAAGGGGAATGGTAATATCAGGTGGAGGAGCAGCTCTTAGAGGATTAGATAAACTTATATACGAAGAAACTAAAATTCCTGTAACTATAGCAGATGATTCCCTTACAACTGTTGTAAGAGGTATTGGTATGGTTTTAGAGGATTTTGATAATTTGAAAGAATTATTACTTCCTCCGACAGTTGATAAATCATATAGATAA
- a CDS encoding His/Gly/Thr/Pro-type tRNA ligase C-terminal domain-containing protein: MKQSDLFTRTLKESPKDETSLNAQLLIRASFIYKEMAGVYVYLPLGLRVLNKINNIIREEMNAIGGQELLLTALQNSELWKKTDRWDDEKVDNWFKTRLKNDTELGLGFTHEEPLTNIMKNYINSYKDLPKYAYQIQVKFRNEMRSKSGIMRCREFLMKDLYSFSKDEKEHNDFYEKSKIAYMKIFDRCGLGDKTFLTFASGGVFSKYSHEFQTLTNSGEDTIYVDKNKKIAINKEVYNDEVLNNLRLNKKDLVEEKAVEVGNIFTLGTRFSDPLGLKFTDENGKQKLVFMGSYGIGPGRVMGTVAEIHNDKDGLIWPKAIAPYYIHILDLRKNMKSDEYLVLQKANFEVLYDNREISAGVKFKDSDLIGIPYQVILSDKLEDKLELKVRGTKELKILTIEELINFLNKPAC, translated from the coding sequence ATGAAACAATCTGATTTATTTACAAGAACATTAAAAGAATCTCCAAAAGATGAAACAAGTTTAAATGCCCAACTTCTTATAAGAGCTAGTTTTATTTACAAAGAAATGGCAGGTGTTTATGTTTATTTGCCACTTGGACTTAGAGTCTTGAATAAAATAAATAATATTATAAGAGAGGAAATGAATGCTATTGGAGGACAGGAATTGCTTTTAACCGCATTGCAGAATTCAGAATTATGGAAGAAAACAGATCGTTGGGATGATGAAAAAGTAGATAATTGGTTTAAAACAAGACTTAAAAATGATACAGAATTAGGACTTGGTTTTACACATGAAGAGCCACTTACAAATATAATGAAAAATTACATAAATTCTTATAAAGATCTTCCAAAATATGCATATCAAATACAGGTCAAATTTAGAAACGAAATGAGATCAAAAAGTGGTATTATGCGTTGTCGTGAATTTCTTATGAAAGATTTATATTCTTTTTCAAAAGACGAAAAAGAGCACAATGATTTTTATGAAAAGTCCAAAATTGCTTATATGAAAATATTTGATAGATGTGGATTAGGCGACAAAACATTTTTAACATTTGCGTCAGGTGGTGTGTTTAGTAAATATTCACATGAGTTTCAAACTCTTACTAACTCTGGAGAAGATACTATATATGTTGATAAGAACAAAAAAATAGCAATAAATAAAGAAGTTTATAATGATGAAGTTTTGAATAATTTGAGATTAAATAAAAAAGATTTAGTAGAAGAAAAAGCGGTTGAAGTTGGAAATATTTTTACATTAGGAACTAGATTCTCAGATCCATTAGGACTCAAATTTACAGATGAAAATGGGAAGCAGAAGTTGGTATTTATGGGGAGCTATGGAATAGGGCCTGGTAGAGTAATGGGGACTGTTGCTGAAATTCACAATGATAAAGATGGACTTATTTGGCCAAAGGCTATTGCACCATATTATATACATATTTTAGATCTTAGAAAAAATATGAAAAGTGATGAATATTTGGTTTTACAAAAGGCAAATTTTGAAGTACTATATGATAACCGAGAGATAAGTGCTGGTGTTAAATTCAAGGATTCTGATCTAATAGGTATTCCTTATCAAGTAATTCTTAGTGATAAATTAGAAGACAAATTGGAATTAAAAGTTAGGGGAACAAAAGAGTTAAAGATTTTAACGATAGAAGAATTAATAAATTTTTTAAACAAACCTGCTTGTTAG
- the rseP gene encoding RIP metalloprotease RseP, with product MLLSIITFLIVLGIIVFVHEIGHFYTAIKLGVGVEEFGFGFPPRIFGIRKKGILYSLNAIPLGGFVKIKGESGESHDSDSFLSQPIWKRAIILFAGVFMNWIFAFVLITIGYFIGLPTIIDSTEIKGANIRDEKVQVMYIYPDSEAYKSGFELGDYIISVDGSVFNKSSDLQYYLKENIDNNFDFEVLRGKDNLNIKSSASLIPDYSQDEKVLGFGIVDSAVVSYKWYKAPIEGLKTTASVTYAIFDALYNVIKGVFQGKGSGDISGPVGVAVFTGKAVDRGFIYILQFMALLSLNLGVLNALPFPALDGGRLLFLFIEKIRAKKVNERIENIIHNIGFSLLMMLIVLVTYKDIIKFFFTK from the coding sequence ATGTTATTATCAATAATTACTTTTTTAATAGTGTTGGGTATAATTGTTTTTGTTCATGAAATAGGACATTTTTACACTGCAATAAAATTAGGCGTAGGAGTAGAGGAATTTGGATTTGGATTTCCACCAAGAATTTTTGGAATTAGAAAAAAAGGAATTTTGTATTCTTTAAATGCTATTCCACTAGGTGGATTTGTAAAAATAAAAGGAGAATCTGGTGAAAGTCATGATAGTGATAGTTTTTTATCTCAACCTATATGGAAAAGAGCTATAATACTTTTTGCTGGAGTTTTTATGAATTGGATTTTTGCTTTTGTTCTTATAACTATAGGATATTTTATAGGACTACCCACTATTATTGATTCAACTGAGATAAAAGGCGCAAATATAAGAGATGAAAAGGTACAAGTAATGTACATTTATCCAGATTCAGAGGCTTATAAAAGTGGTTTTGAGCTTGGAGATTATATAATATCTGTTGATGGAAGTGTATTTAATAAATCATCAGATTTACAATATTATTTGAAAGAAAATATAGATAATAATTTCGATTTTGAGGTTTTAAGAGGAAAAGATAATTTAAATATCAAATCAAGTGCAAGTCTTATTCCGGATTATTCTCAAGATGAAAAAGTTTTGGGATTTGGTATTGTAGATAGCGCTGTGGTCTCATATAAGTGGTATAAAGCTCCAATTGAAGGTTTAAAAACCACCGCATCTGTAACATATGCTATATTTGATGCACTTTATAATGTAATAAAAGGAGTATTTCAAGGTAAGGGTTCAGGAGATATTTCTGGCCCAGTTGGAGTAGCGGTATTTACTGGGAAAGCAGTGGATAGAGGATTTATATACATTTTGCAATTTATGGCTCTTTTGTCTTTGAACCTAGGAGTTTTAAATGCACTTCCATTTCCAGCTCTTGATGGTGGTAGGTTATTATTCTTGTTTATAGAAAAAATTAGAGCTAAGAAAGTAAATGAAAGAATTGAGAATATTATTCATAATATTGGGTTTAGTCTTCTTATGATGCTTATAGTTTTAGTAACATACAAAGATATAATAAAATTCTTTTTTACAAAATAA